A genome region from Deltaproteobacteria bacterium includes the following:
- the rmuC gene encoding DNA recombination protein RmuC → MVESLLVILIFLVIVAVVLLIVMLTRSPVLRLLQIENQIASFERNQERIEKTLKEEMAQNRDEGRCESKQMREEVGTSLKSFNESLLNQMKTVGDLQRNQLDSFSKQLVNLTRFNEQRLEKMRETIEERLRHLQEDNTKKLEQMRETVDEKLHTTLEKRLGESFKLVSDRLEMVHKGLGEMQSLASSVGDLKKVLSNVKARGILGEIQLGAILEQILTIDQYAKNVATKKGSSERVEYAIKLPGRDDQGTTIWLPIDAKFYEADYQRLLEAYEHGDHSLVEDAAKQLETKIKNSAKEIRDKYLDPPNTTDFGIMFLPVEGLYAEVLRRHGFFELLQRDYKVTVTGPTTLSAFLNSLQMGFRTLTIEKRSSEVWALLGAVKTEFGKFGTILEKTHKKLQEASNTIEDAARKSRTIERRLKEVQELPSSDAAALIGDTEDLNSGDGN, encoded by the coding sequence ATGGTAGAATCTTTATTAGTAATACTGATATTTTTGGTTATAGTGGCTGTTGTTCTCTTGATTGTGATGCTAACACGAAGTCCAGTTTTAAGATTATTACAGATTGAAAACCAGATAGCATCCTTTGAGAGAAATCAGGAGAGGATAGAAAAAACCTTAAAGGAGGAGATGGCTCAAAACAGGGATGAGGGAAGATGCGAATCAAAACAGATGAGAGAAGAGGTTGGCACCTCTTTAAAATCCTTTAATGAATCCCTTTTAAATCAGATGAAGACCGTGGGTGACCTGCAAAGGAATCAGTTAGATAGTTTTTCAAAGCAACTGGTTAATTTGACGAGGTTTAATGAGCAAAGATTAGAGAAAATGCGGGAAACCATAGAAGAACGATTAAGACATCTTCAGGAAGACAATACTAAAAAATTAGAGCAGATGCGGGAAACTGTTGATGAAAAACTCCACACAACACTGGAAAAGCGATTAGGAGAGTCCTTTAAACTTGTAAGCGACAGACTTGAAATGGTCCATAAAGGGCTGGGTGAGATGCAATCTCTGGCATCCAGTGTGGGAGACCTGAAAAAAGTGTTATCTAATGTCAAGGCAAGGGGCATACTCGGGGAGATTCAACTCGGCGCCATTTTGGAACAGATTCTTACGATAGACCAATATGCCAAGAATGTTGCAACAAAAAAGGGGAGCAGTGAAAGGGTAGAATATGCCATAAAACTGCCCGGTCGTGATGACCAAGGTACTACAATATGGCTTCCAATAGATGCAAAATTTTATGAGGCAGACTATCAAAGGCTTTTAGAGGCATATGAGCACGGCGACCACTCACTCGTAGAAGATGCAGCAAAACAATTGGAGACTAAAATTAAAAACAGTGCAAAGGAAATCAGAGATAAATACCTTGACCCTCCCAATACTACGGACTTTGGAATCATGTTCTTACCTGTAGAAGGCTTATACGCAGAGGTCTTACGGAGGCATGGTTTTTTTGAATTACTGCAGAGAGATTATAAAGTTACTGTTACAGGGCCAACAACCCTTTCAGCATTTTTAAACAGCCTCCAGATGGGTTTCAGGACACTTACGATAGAGAAACGGTCAAGTGAGGTATGGGCATTACTGGGAGCAGTCAAAACAGAATTTGGCAAGTTTGGCACTATCCTTGAGAAGACTCATAAAAAACTGCAGGAGGCAAGCAACACTATAGAAGATGCAGCAAGGAAATCCCGAACTATTGAAAGGAGATTAAAAGAGGTGCAGGAACTCCCTTCAAGTGATGCCGCTGCCTTAATAGGAGATACAGAAGATTTGAATAGCGGGGATGGCAATTAA
- the arsS gene encoding arsenosugar biosynthesis radical SAM protein ArsS (Some members of this family are selenoproteins.) yields MNNKHSLMPFDDALAASNLYPLTSTGISIFQINLGKLCNQLCSHCHVEAGPDRKETMRKETMEACLNALEKTDIPTIDITGGAPELNPHIRWFVRELKKRCRHIIVRSNLTVLRQTQCNDLPDFFAENKVEIIASLPCYLEQNVDRQRGSGVFKKSIEMLKRLNGIGYGKEGSSLILNLVYNPGGAFLPPSQSLLEADYKKELLEGYGVTFNSLYTIINMPLGRFLKKVNDTDYNTYIEKLVSNYNPDAASKVMCRHTLSMGWDGSLYDCDFNQMLEMMVNHSAPSNIKEFDFHRLHKRQIVTGLHCYGCTAGTGSSCTGVVV; encoded by the coding sequence ATGAACAACAAACATTCGCTGATGCCATTTGACGATGCCCTTGCTGCAAGTAATCTTTATCCCCTGACATCAACAGGGATAAGCATATTTCAGATAAATCTCGGGAAACTATGCAATCAGTTGTGCAGCCACTGTCATGTTGAAGCAGGACCTGACAGAAAAGAAACAATGCGAAAAGAGACAATGGAGGCATGTCTTAACGCACTTGAAAAGACTGATATACCAACCATTGACATAACAGGCGGCGCACCCGAACTAAATCCACATATCAGGTGGTTTGTAAGGGAATTAAAAAAGAGATGCCGCCATATAATAGTCCGCTCAAACCTGACGGTCTTAAGACAAACACAATGCAATGACCTCCCTGATTTCTTTGCAGAAAATAAAGTAGAGATTATAGCCTCTCTTCCATGCTATCTTGAACAAAATGTGGATAGGCAAAGGGGAAGCGGTGTTTTCAAAAAATCAATAGAGATGTTAAAGAGGTTAAATGGCATTGGTTACGGCAAGGAGGGTTCTAGTCTTATATTAAATCTTGTATATAATCCTGGCGGGGCATTTCTTCCGCCTTCTCAATCGCTTCTTGAAGCGGATTACAAAAAGGAATTGCTCGAAGGATATGGGGTTACTTTTAACAGCCTTTACACTATCATAAATATGCCATTAGGCAGATTTTTGAAAAAAGTGAATGACACTGATTACAATACATATATTGAGAAATTAGTCTCAAATTACAATCCTGATGCTGCAAGTAAAGTGATGTGCAGGCACACTCTGTCAATGGGATGGGATGGCTCTCTTTATGACTGTGATTTTAATCAGATGCTTGAAATGATGGTAAATCATAGCGCGCCTTCAAATATAAAAGAGTTTGATTTTCATAGGCTCCATAAAAGGCAGATTGTAACAGGGCTGCACTGCTACGGCTGCACTGCAGGCACAGGTTCAAGCTGCACAGGAGTTGTTGTATGA